A region of Streptomyces paludis DNA encodes the following proteins:
- a CDS encoding phosphotriesterase family protein has product MTRPAGRPAPGSEARRVVRTVLGDIAPDALGLCDAHDHLFLRSRLLPGQELADPAHAAGRLREFRALGGRAVAQWTPFGMGRRPADLAALSRSEGVHLIAATGQHRADHYDASLLRETDGDLAALFVTELTEGIAGTGVRAGLIKVAGAFHGIDAHARRTMTAAARAHHRTGAPIAVHLELGTGALDVLDLLCGELEVAPDRVILGHLGRSPDPTAQRQAAESGAYLAFDGPSRANHATDWRLPEQLAALAVGGFGDRLLLGGDTTVPETPGMPYLLRRLRPRLELTLGERLLERILVTNPARALSFTPRSG; this is encoded by the coding sequence GTGACCCGGCCCGCCGGCCGTCCGGCGCCCGGCTCCGAGGCCCGACGCGTCGTCCGTACGGTCCTCGGCGATATCGCGCCGGACGCGCTGGGCCTCTGCGACGCGCACGACCACCTCTTCCTGCGCAGCCGTCTGCTGCCCGGTCAGGAGCTGGCCGACCCGGCGCACGCGGCCGGGCGGCTGCGGGAGTTCCGGGCGCTGGGCGGGCGGGCCGTGGCCCAGTGGACACCGTTCGGGATGGGCCGCAGGCCCGCCGATCTGGCGGCGCTGTCACGGTCGGAGGGCGTCCATCTGATCGCCGCGACCGGGCAGCACCGGGCGGACCACTACGACGCGTCCCTGCTGCGCGAGACGGACGGGGATCTCGCCGCGCTCTTCGTCACCGAGCTGACCGAGGGCATCGCCGGGACCGGGGTACGGGCCGGGCTGATCAAGGTGGCCGGGGCGTTCCACGGGATCGACGCGCACGCCCGCCGTACGATGACGGCCGCGGCCCGCGCCCATCACCGTACGGGCGCGCCCATCGCCGTCCATCTGGAGCTGGGCACCGGCGCGCTGGACGTACTCGACCTGCTCTGCGGGGAGTTGGAGGTGGCGCCGGACCGGGTGATCCTGGGCCACCTGGGCCGCTCCCCCGATCCGACGGCGCAGCGGCAGGCCGCCGAGTCGGGCGCCTATCTGGCTTTTGACGGTCCGTCACGCGCTAATCACGCGACGGACTGGCGGCTGCCGGAGCAGTTGGCGGCGCTCGCGGTCGGCGGCTTCGGTGACCGGCTGCTGCTCGGCGGCGACACGACGGTGCCGGAGACTCCCGGAATGCCGTATCTGCTGCGCCGGTTGCGGCCGAGGCTCGAACTCACCCTGGGGGAAAGGCTGCTGGAGCGGATCCTGGTCACCAACCCGGCACGGGCGCTGAGTTTCACCCCCCGGAGCGGCTGA
- a CDS encoding ROK family protein — protein MDGKATPTRTRLERGRSALGPALELVHTGRAPTRAVLTAELGVTRATAGAVAAELEALGLIRVDSRPGAAAGSQGRPSHRLSVAEEGPVALAAQIHADGFRVALVGLGGRIVATAPTRGTATADPAQVLGEVVEAGAALLRAGGHRCVGVGLAVPSAIAEPEGTALNPLHLAWPAGAPVREIFAERVRAAGLAGPALTGNDVNLAALAEHRHGAGRGAQHLLCVATGHRGVGGALVLDGRLHSGSSGLALEVGHLTVNPEGRPCYCGSKGCLDVEADPLAFLTAAGRAPGPEVSLLKQSSDLLRAEYADPSVRGAAEELIDRLGLGLAGLVNILNPDRIILGGLHRELLAADPERLRAVVADRSLWGRSGGVPILACTLDHNSLVGAAELAWQPVLDDPLGALSRSGG, from the coding sequence ATGGACGGCAAGGCTACCCCCACCCGGACACGGCTGGAGAGAGGCCGGAGCGCACTCGGCCCGGCACTGGAACTCGTGCACACGGGCCGTGCGCCCACCCGCGCCGTGCTCACGGCGGAGCTGGGCGTCACCCGCGCCACGGCGGGCGCCGTCGCCGCCGAGCTGGAGGCCCTCGGGCTGATCCGGGTGGACTCCCGGCCCGGCGCGGCGGCCGGCTCCCAGGGCAGGCCCTCGCACCGGCTGTCGGTGGCCGAGGAGGGTCCCGTCGCGCTCGCCGCCCAGATCCACGCGGACGGCTTCCGGGTCGCGCTGGTCGGGCTCGGCGGCCGGATCGTCGCCACGGCGCCCACCCGCGGTACGGCCACCGCCGACCCCGCGCAGGTGCTCGGCGAGGTCGTCGAGGCGGGCGCCGCGCTGCTGCGGGCCGGCGGACACCGGTGCGTGGGCGTGGGTCTCGCCGTACCGTCCGCGATCGCCGAACCGGAGGGCACGGCCCTCAACCCGCTCCATCTGGCCTGGCCGGCCGGTGCGCCGGTACGGGAGATCTTCGCCGAGCGGGTACGGGCCGCGGGCCTCGCCGGGCCCGCCCTCACCGGCAACGACGTCAACCTCGCCGCCCTCGCCGAACACCGGCACGGCGCCGGCCGGGGCGCCCAGCACCTGCTCTGCGTCGCCACCGGACACCGTGGTGTCGGCGGTGCCCTCGTCCTCGACGGCCGTCTGCACAGCGGCAGTTCGGGCCTGGCGCTGGAGGTCGGCCATCTCACGGTCAACCCCGAGGGGCGCCCCTGCTACTGCGGCAGCAAGGGCTGCCTCGATGTCGAGGCCGACCCGCTCGCCTTCCTCACCGCCGCGGGCCGCGCGCCCGGCCCCGAGGTCTCGCTGCTCAAGCAGTCCAGCGATCTGCTCCGCGCGGAGTACGCGGACCCCTCCGTGCGCGGCGCCGCCGAGGAGCTGATCGACCGGCTGGGGCTCGGACTCGCCGGCCTGGTCAATATCCTCAACCCCGACCGGATCATCCTCGGCGGACTGCACCGGGAGCTGCTGGCCGCCGATCCGGAGCGGCTGCGCGCCGTCGTCGCCGACCGCAGCCTGTGGGGCCGCAGCGGCGGCGTACCGATCCTGGCCTGCACCCTCGACCACAACAGCCTGGTGGGCGCGGCGGAGCTGGCGTGGCAGCCGGTGCTGGACGACCCGCTGGGCGCGCTCAGCCGCTCCGGGGGGTGA
- a CDS encoding MFS transporter, with protein sequence MPNLNKVRTGLRGSPPPLSSLSSLTRLRTALTVVFALDGFLFAGWVVRIPAIKHQTGASASDLGLALLGISAGAVITMVLTGGLCRRFGARPVTVGCAVLLSLSILLPPHMHSALTLGLVLLIFGAAYGSLNVAMNSVAVDIVAALRRPVISSFHAAFSLGGMIGAGLGGLVAGGLSPAVHLALLTVIGLLVVAAVGPTLLREAPPVPDLKAGGAPSSDTSPPPAAPASRPARPARLDRHARALVLLFGVIALCTAYGEGAMADWSALHLTQDLGASPGTAAAGYSLFALAMTAGRLSGTVLVERLGQTTALVAGGVTAALGMLVGSLAPSTWLALTGFAVAGLGLANIFPMAIGRAGALAGPSGVAAASTLGYGGMLLGPPAIGFLAEWFSLPLALTTVALLSAAAAVIGYAARNASARPAGRTAVHDNPAPSE encoded by the coding sequence GTGCCGAACCTAAACAAAGTCAGGACCGGGCTCCGGGGAAGCCCGCCGCCGCTGTCGTCGCTCTCCTCGCTGACCCGGCTCCGTACCGCGCTGACCGTGGTCTTCGCGCTCGACGGATTCCTCTTCGCCGGCTGGGTGGTCCGTATCCCGGCCATCAAGCACCAGACCGGGGCCTCGGCGAGCGATCTCGGGCTCGCCCTGCTCGGCATCTCGGCGGGTGCGGTCATCACGATGGTGCTCACCGGCGGGCTCTGCCGCCGGTTCGGCGCCCGGCCGGTGACCGTGGGGTGCGCGGTGCTGCTCTCGCTGAGCATTCTGCTGCCGCCGCACATGCATTCAGCGCTCACGCTCGGACTGGTGCTCCTCATCTTCGGTGCGGCATACGGGTCTTTGAACGTCGCGATGAACAGCGTGGCGGTCGATATCGTCGCGGCCCTGCGGCGCCCGGTGATCTCCAGCTTCCACGCCGCGTTCAGCCTCGGCGGCATGATCGGCGCGGGGCTCGGCGGGCTGGTCGCGGGCGGGCTCTCGCCCGCCGTCCATCTCGCCCTCCTGACGGTCATCGGTCTGCTGGTCGTCGCCGCCGTCGGCCCCACGCTGCTGCGCGAGGCCCCGCCCGTACCGGACCTTAAGGCCGGGGGCGCCCCGTCGAGCGATACGTCACCGCCACCGGCCGCGCCCGCGAGCCGGCCCGCGCGTCCGGCGCGGCTCGACCGGCACGCCCGCGCGCTGGTCCTCCTCTTCGGCGTGATCGCGCTGTGCACCGCGTACGGCGAGGGCGCGATGGCCGACTGGAGCGCCCTGCACCTCACCCAGGATCTCGGGGCGTCGCCCGGCACGGCCGCCGCCGGGTACTCGCTGTTCGCCCTCGCCATGACCGCGGGCCGGCTCTCCGGCACGGTGCTGGTGGAACGGCTCGGCCAGACCACCGCCCTGGTCGCGGGCGGGGTCACCGCGGCGCTCGGCATGCTGGTCGGCTCCCTCGCGCCGAGCACCTGGCTCGCGCTGACGGGCTTCGCCGTGGCCGGTCTCGGCCTCGCCAACATCTTCCCGATGGCCATCGGCCGGGCCGGCGCGCTGGCGGGTCCCAGCGGGGTCGCCGCGGCGTCCACGCTCGGCTACGGCGGGATGCTCCTCGGCCCGCCCGCGATCGGCTTCCTCGCCGAGTGGTTCTCGCTGCCGCTCGCCCTGACGACGGTCGCCCTGCTGTCCGCCGCCGCGGCGGTCATCGGCTACGCGGCCCGCAACGCGTCGGCGCGTCCGGCCGGCCGGACGGCCGTCCACGACAACCCGGCGCCGAGTGAGTAG
- a CDS encoding SCO4225 family membrane protein translates to MISGRLSTLARLTFGNRASQVYLGLVLMTAAFLSYDLAFTHHPDATFAGVPLLLLAVPTVLGFLAAGGVFGDAVTESAAFLYPALVLSVLIQSAALGALVRLLRRPGQPARTETA, encoded by the coding sequence ATGATCTCGGGACGGCTCAGCACGCTCGCCCGGCTGACCTTCGGCAACCGCGCCTCGCAGGTGTATCTGGGTCTGGTCCTGATGACGGCGGCCTTCCTCTCGTACGACCTGGCGTTCACGCACCACCCCGACGCCACGTTCGCCGGGGTGCCGCTGCTCCTTCTCGCCGTGCCGACCGTCCTCGGATTCCTCGCCGCGGGAGGGGTGTTCGGGGACGCGGTCACCGAATCCGCCGCCTTCCTCTACCCGGCCCTCGTCCTCTCGGTGCTGATCCAGTCGGCGGCGCTCGGCGCTCTCGTACGGCTGCTGCGCCGGCCGGGACAGCCCGCGCGCACCGAGACGGCCTGA
- a CDS encoding ketopantoate reductase family protein, with amino-acid sequence MKLLVYGAGVLGSQFAARFHEAGHDVALLARGERLAALRRHGVRLAAAGSPVVRRIPVPVVEHPAGGYDLTSVFVRSHQVDAVLESLAGLDGDVLFQLNWAGGPEPLGAVIGHERVLLGFGTAGGTMDGDVVRYRAPSFLTRRVATPIGEPDGRTTPRLERIVRTFRAAGINTKSEPRMDAWLKTHAAFEVPLGQAVHAAGGPVALAGDPAAVRAMLRLMRQNLAALPTPPVPRGFGALRTLPEGVLVAALRRFLRGPTAVNSGLSDTSPAATAELARLSEQIRANAEAR; translated from the coding sequence ATGAAACTGCTCGTGTACGGCGCCGGGGTCCTCGGCAGCCAGTTCGCCGCCCGCTTCCACGAGGCCGGCCACGATGTCGCGCTCCTCGCCCGGGGCGAGCGCCTGGCCGCCCTGCGCCGGCACGGGGTGCGGCTCGCCGCGGCCGGGAGCCCGGTCGTCAGACGGATACCGGTGCCGGTGGTCGAGCATCCGGCCGGCGGGTACGACCTGACCTCGGTCTTCGTCCGCAGCCATCAGGTGGACGCGGTGCTGGAGTCACTCGCCGGTCTCGACGGCGATGTGCTGTTCCAGCTCAACTGGGCGGGCGGCCCGGAGCCGTTGGGCGCGGTGATCGGCCACGAGCGGGTGCTGCTCGGCTTCGGCACGGCCGGCGGCACGATGGACGGCGACGTGGTCCGCTACCGCGCGCCGAGCTTCCTGACCCGCCGGGTGGCGACGCCGATCGGTGAACCCGACGGCCGGACCACCCCGCGGCTCGAACGGATCGTACGGACGTTCCGTGCCGCCGGGATCAACACCAAGTCCGAGCCGAGGATGGACGCCTGGCTCAAGACACACGCCGCGTTCGAGGTGCCCCTCGGGCAGGCGGTCCACGCGGCGGGCGGCCCGGTGGCGCTGGCCGGCGATCCGGCCGCGGTCCGCGCCATGCTCCGCCTCATGCGGCAGAATCTGGCCGCGCTGCCGACGCCGCCGGTCCCTCGCGGGTTCGGCGCGCTGCGGACCCTGCCGGAGGGAGTGCTCGTGGCCGCGCTGCGGCGCTTCCTGCGCGGCCCGACGGCCGTGAACAGCGGACTCAGCGACACCTCGCCCGCGGCGACGGCCGAACTCGCGCGGCTGTCCGAGCAGATCCGCGCCAACGCGGAAGCCCGGTAG
- a CDS encoding TetR/AcrR family transcriptional regulator, producing the protein MAPPDTRTQILDAAEHLFGERGYRGTSVRAITDRAGANLAAVGYHFGSKAELLAAVARRVIEPLNAAQCAGLDRLLARTPEPAVSDLVEAFAGPLFDGMPAGDAGGAQTSRLIVTILSDPAEEVRGWTGPAEDTVRERYVTAFARALPGLSPAELRFRMRGILAVTAVDRVEVHQRPVPACSPPAAGGEAARHWAITFLTAAMSAPPTGN; encoded by the coding sequence ATGGCGCCACCCGACACCCGCACCCAGATCCTCGACGCGGCCGAACACCTCTTCGGCGAGCGCGGCTACCGCGGCACCTCGGTCCGCGCGATCACCGACCGCGCCGGCGCGAACCTGGCCGCCGTCGGATATCACTTCGGCTCGAAGGCGGAACTCCTGGCCGCGGTCGCCCGCCGGGTGATCGAGCCCCTCAACGCCGCGCAGTGCGCCGGGCTCGACCGGCTGCTCGCCAGGACGCCGGAGCCGGCGGTCAGCGACCTGGTGGAGGCGTTCGCGGGGCCGCTGTTCGACGGAATGCCCGCCGGTGACGCGGGCGGTGCCCAGACATCCCGGCTGATCGTGACGATCCTCAGCGACCCGGCCGAGGAGGTGCGCGGCTGGACCGGTCCGGCCGAGGACACGGTCCGCGAGCGCTACGTGACGGCCTTCGCGCGCGCCCTGCCCGGGCTCTCCCCGGCGGAACTGCGGTTCCGGATGCGGGGAATCCTCGCCGTGACGGCCGTGGACCGCGTGGAGGTCCACCAGCGGCCCGTCCCGGCCTGCTCGCCCCCGGCAGCGGGCGGCGAGGCGGCCCGGCACTGGGCGATCACGTTCCTGACGGCCGCGATGAGCGCACCACCGACGGGGAACTGA
- a CDS encoding DUF6332 family protein, producing the protein MGTRSGAERDAITVEIVFALMTGILAAGLVFAAVAVPTYYWRLPPVLLGCAAGAAGLVFVARIVHVLRGFRGRPGLTGPDS; encoded by the coding sequence ATGGGGACACGGAGCGGCGCGGAGCGGGACGCCATCACGGTGGAGATCGTCTTCGCGCTGATGACGGGGATCCTGGCGGCGGGGCTGGTGTTCGCCGCCGTCGCGGTCCCCACGTACTACTGGCGGCTGCCTCCGGTGCTGCTCGGCTGCGCGGCCGGGGCGGCCGGGCTGGTCTTCGTGGCGCGGATCGTCCACGTGCTGCGGGGGTTCCGGGGGCGGCCCGGCCTGACGGGCCCCGACTCATAG
- a CDS encoding DinB family protein — MDVSEDIEGPGDTDDEATVAARWTRATVYPDMWVDPDDDPREVGTEPADERGVLLGFLRHYRLTLEMKCAGLDAERMARRSVPPSTMSLLGLVRHMAEEERHLRRVMAGEDAPKLYRTDEDRDGDFTGALADPAVVADAWRQWRAEVSLTDRYLAGVTDLDTGNAGFSDLGPQPGGEERLRDVLVAQIAEYARHCGHADLLRERIDGRVGQ, encoded by the coding sequence ATGGACGTGAGCGAGGACATCGAAGGCCCCGGGGACACCGATGACGAGGCGACGGTGGCGGCCCGGTGGACGCGCGCGACCGTCTATCCCGACATGTGGGTCGACCCGGACGACGACCCCCGCGAAGTCGGTACCGAACCCGCCGACGAACGCGGCGTCCTGCTCGGCTTTCTGCGCCACTACCGCCTGACCCTGGAAATGAAATGCGCGGGCCTGGACGCCGAGCGGATGGCCCGGCGCTCCGTACCGCCGTCCACGATGTCCCTGCTCGGGCTGGTGCGGCACATGGCCGAGGAGGAGCGGCATCTGCGCCGGGTGATGGCCGGCGAGGACGCGCCGAAGCTGTACCGCACCGACGAGGACCGCGACGGCGACTTCACCGGCGCGCTCGCGGACCCGGCCGTCGTGGCGGACGCCTGGCGGCAGTGGCGGGCGGAGGTGTCGCTCACCGACCGGTATCTCGCCGGTGTCACCGACCTCGACACCGGCAACGCCGGATTCTCCGACCTCGGTCCCCAGCCCGGCGGGGAGGAGCGGCTCCGCGATGTCCTGGTGGCGCAGATCGCGGAGTACGCGCGGCACTGCGGCCACGCCGACCTCCTGCGCGAGCGGATCGACGGCCGGGTGGGCCAGTAG
- a CDS encoding geranylgeranyl reductase family protein — protein MSSENADAGSVHDEPVWDVVVVGAGPAGASAAYAAAVAGRQVLLLEKADLPRYKTCGGGIIGPSRDSLPPGFELPLKERVHAVTFSLNGKLSRTRRSKRMLFGLINRPEFDASLVEHAQKAGAVLRTGATVSRVEQHGPAVPDRRTVAVVLADGGTVLARSVVGADGSASRIGGHVGVKMDQVDLGLELEIPVPPTVAEDWAGRALIDWGPLPGSYGWVFPKGDTLTVGVISARGEGAATKRYLEDFVARLGLAGFEPSVSSGHLTRCRSEDSPLSRGRVLVCGDAAGLLEPWTREGISFALRSGRLAGEWAVRISESHDAVDARRQALNYAFAIKAGLGVEMGVGRRMLGIFARRPGVVHAAITGLRPAWKAFADITRGSTTLAGVVRTHPVARRALDVLDRKQSAAAKDGGTGTPDAPAGASPEAGVPETGARG, from the coding sequence GTGAGCAGCGAGAACGCAGACGCCGGAAGCGTGCACGACGAGCCGGTGTGGGATGTCGTCGTGGTCGGCGCAGGACCCGCGGGAGCCTCCGCGGCGTACGCGGCGGCCGTCGCGGGCCGGCAGGTGCTGCTGCTGGAGAAAGCCGACCTGCCCCGTTACAAGACCTGCGGGGGCGGCATCATCGGCCCCTCGCGCGATTCGCTGCCCCCGGGCTTCGAGTTGCCGCTGAAGGAGCGGGTGCACGCGGTGACCTTCTCGCTGAACGGGAAGCTCTCCCGTACCCGCCGCTCCAAACGCATGCTCTTCGGGCTCATCAACCGCCCGGAGTTCGACGCGAGTCTGGTGGAGCACGCGCAGAAGGCCGGCGCCGTCCTGCGGACCGGCGCGACGGTCTCACGCGTCGAGCAGCACGGCCCGGCCGTGCCCGACCGCCGTACGGTCGCCGTCGTCCTCGCGGACGGCGGGACGGTCCTCGCGCGGTCCGTGGTCGGCGCCGACGGCAGCGCGAGCCGGATAGGCGGCCATGTCGGGGTGAAGATGGACCAGGTGGATCTGGGCCTGGAGCTGGAGATCCCGGTGCCGCCGACGGTCGCGGAGGACTGGGCGGGCCGGGCGCTGATCGACTGGGGCCCGCTGCCCGGGAGTTACGGATGGGTGTTCCCGAAGGGCGACACCCTCACCGTCGGGGTGATCTCGGCCCGTGGCGAGGGCGCGGCGACCAAGCGCTATCTGGAGGACTTCGTCGCGCGGCTCGGGCTCGCCGGCTTCGAACCCTCGGTGTCGTCCGGGCATCTGACGCGGTGCCGGAGTGAGGACTCGCCGCTGTCGCGCGGCCGGGTGCTGGTGTGCGGCGACGCGGCGGGGCTGCTGGAGCCGTGGACCCGCGAGGGGATCTCCTTCGCGCTGCGCTCGGGCCGGCTCGCGGGGGAGTGGGCGGTCCGGATCTCCGAGTCGCACGACGCGGTGGACGCCCGCCGCCAGGCGCTGAACTACGCGTTCGCCATCAAGGCGGGCCTCGGTGTCGAGATGGGCGTCGGCCGCCGGATGCTCGGCATCTTCGCGCGCCGGCCGGGCGTGGTGCACGCCGCGATCACCGGCCTGCGGCCCGCGTGGAAGGCGTTCGCGGACATCACACGGGGCTCGACCACCCTGGCCGGTGTCGTACGGACGCATCCGGTGGCCCGGCGGGCGCTGGACGTGCTGGACCGCAAACAGTCCGCCGCGGCGAAGGACGGCGGCACGGGCACACCGGACGCGCCGGCCGGCGCGTCCCCGGAGGCCGGGGTGCCGGAGACGGGCGCGCGGGGCTGA
- a CDS encoding dipeptidase, which yields MTVNSIAETVASLMPRARQELTELVAFRSVADVAVFPKSECEAAAGWVADALRAEGFQDVAVLDTPDGTQSVYGLLAGPEGAPTVLLYAHYDVQPPLDEDAWQSPPFELTERDGRWYGRGAADCKGGFLMHLLALRALKANGGVPVTVKVIAEGSEEQGTGGLERYAEAHPELLAADAVVIGDTGNFRAGLPTVTATLRGMTMVRVSVDTLEGNLHSGQFGGAAPDALAALIRVLDSLRSEDGSTTVDGLPADADWDGIDYPEADFRADAKVLDGVGLIGHGSVADRIWARPAVTVLGIDCPPVVGATPSVQASARATVSLRVPPGQDAAEATRLLTAHLEKHIPWGARVAVEQVGQGQAFRADTTSPAYAAMADAMRVAYPGQEMQSSGMGGSIPLCSTLAALYPAAEILLIGLSDPEARIHAVNESVSPEELERMSVAEAHFLANYARSKQA from the coding sequence ATGACCGTGAATTCGATCGCCGAGACCGTGGCCTCCCTGATGCCCCGTGCCCGTCAGGAACTCACGGAGCTGGTGGCCTTCCGTTCGGTGGCGGATGTCGCGGTGTTCCCGAAGAGCGAGTGCGAGGCCGCCGCCGGCTGGGTGGCCGACGCGCTGCGCGCCGAGGGCTTCCAGGACGTGGCGGTGCTCGACACCCCCGACGGGACGCAGTCCGTGTACGGGCTGCTGGCCGGCCCCGAGGGCGCGCCGACCGTGCTGCTCTACGCGCACTACGACGTACAGCCGCCGCTGGACGAGGACGCCTGGCAGAGCCCGCCGTTCGAGCTGACCGAGCGCGACGGACGCTGGTACGGGCGCGGCGCGGCCGACTGCAAGGGCGGCTTCCTGATGCATCTGCTGGCCCTGCGCGCCCTCAAGGCGAACGGCGGGGTCCCGGTGACCGTCAAGGTCATCGCGGAGGGGTCGGAGGAGCAGGGCACGGGCGGGCTCGAACGGTACGCCGAGGCGCACCCGGAGCTGCTGGCCGCCGACGCGGTCGTCATCGGTGACACGGGCAACTTCCGGGCCGGGCTGCCGACGGTCACGGCCACCCTGCGCGGGATGACCATGGTCCGTGTCTCGGTCGACACCCTCGAAGGCAACCTGCACTCGGGCCAGTTCGGCGGGGCGGCGCCCGACGCGCTCGCCGCGCTCATCCGGGTGCTCGACTCGCTGCGCTCCGAGGACGGCTCCACGACGGTGGACGGGCTGCCCGCCGACGCCGACTGGGACGGAATCGACTACCCGGAGGCCGACTTCCGCGCCGACGCCAAGGTGCTCGACGGTGTCGGCCTGATCGGCCACGGTTCGGTCGCGGACCGGATCTGGGCCCGGCCGGCCGTGACGGTGCTGGGCATCGACTGCCCGCCGGTGGTGGGCGCGACACCGTCCGTCCAGGCGAGCGCGCGGGCGACCGTCAGCCTGCGGGTGCCGCCGGGCCAGGACGCCGCCGAGGCGACGCGGCTGCTCACCGCGCATCTGGAGAAGCACATCCCGTGGGGTGCGCGGGTCGCGGTGGAACAGGTCGGCCAGGGCCAGGCGTTCCGCGCGGACACCACCAGCCCGGCGTACGCGGCGATGGCCGACGCGATGCGGGTGGCGTACCCGGGCCAGGAGATGCAGTCGTCCGGCATGGGCGGCTCCATCCCGCTGTGCAGCACCCTGGCCGCGCTGTACCCGGCGGCGGAGATCCTGCTGATCGGGCTGAGCGACCCGGAGGCACGGATCCACGCCGTGAACGAGAGTGTGTCGCCTGAGGAGTTGGAGCGCATGTCGGTGGCGGAGGCCCACTTCCTCGCCAACTACGCCCGTTCCAAGCAGGCTTGA
- a CDS encoding NUDIX hydrolase, with product MIVWINGAFGAGKTSTARELTDLLPNCTLYDPELTGAGLAQLLPQKRLAEVSDFQDLPIWRRLVVDTAAALLAEVGGVLAVPMTLLRQEYRDEIFGGLAARRIPVRHVLLATDETILRKRIAGRSAHGDDHEANEANRRWCDEHVEPYLAALSWLTGDAHVIDNTRLTARQTAVSLAAAVQTGAAGVCEIVQTPDPTAETVAAGVLLFDEHDRVLLVDPTYKPGWEFPGGVVERGEAPARAGMREVAEEIGIELDRVPGLLVVDWEPARPPGYGGLRLLFDGGLLSAGDAGRLLLPGPELRGWRFVAEEEAAELLPPARYTRLRWALRARERGVVLNLEDGVPVG from the coding sequence GTGATCGTCTGGATCAACGGTGCGTTCGGAGCGGGCAAGACGAGCACGGCGCGTGAACTGACCGACCTGCTCCCGAACTGCACTCTGTACGACCCCGAGCTGACCGGCGCGGGACTGGCGCAGCTGCTCCCGCAGAAGCGGCTCGCCGAGGTGAGCGATTTTCAGGATCTGCCGATCTGGCGCCGGCTGGTGGTCGACACCGCCGCCGCGCTGCTGGCCGAAGTGGGCGGGGTGCTGGCCGTCCCGATGACCCTGCTGCGCCAGGAGTACCGGGACGAGATATTCGGCGGTCTGGCCGCCCGCCGTATCCCGGTACGGCATGTGCTGCTGGCCACAGACGAAACGATCCTTCGCAAGCGGATCGCGGGCCGCTCAGCCCACGGTGACGACCACGAGGCGAACGAGGCCAACCGGCGGTGGTGCGACGAGCACGTCGAACCGTATCTGGCCGCCCTGAGCTGGCTCACCGGCGACGCCCACGTCATCGACAACACCCGGCTCACGGCCCGGCAGACGGCCGTGTCCCTGGCGGCGGCGGTACAGACCGGCGCGGCCGGGGTGTGCGAGATCGTCCAGACGCCGGACCCGACCGCCGAGACCGTCGCGGCCGGGGTGCTTCTCTTCGACGAGCACGACCGGGTCCTGCTGGTCGACCCCACGTACAAGCCCGGCTGGGAGTTCCCCGGCGGGGTGGTGGAGCGGGGCGAGGCGCCCGCGCGCGCCGGAATGCGCGAGGTCGCCGAGGAGATAGGCATCGAACTCGACCGGGTGCCCGGTCTGTTGGTGGTCGACTGGGAGCCGGCCCGGCCGCCGGGCTACGGCGGGCTGCGGCTGCTCTTCGACGGCGGTCTGCTGTCGGCCGGGGACGCCGGCCGGCTGCTGCTGCCGGGGCCCGAGCTGCGGGGCTGGCGCTTCGTCGCCGAGGAGGAGGCCGCCGAGCTGCTGCCCCCGGCCCGCTACACGCGGCTGCGCTGGGCGCTGCGGGCCAGGGAGCGCGGAGTGGTGCTCAACCTGGAGGACGGCGTCCCGGTCGGCTGA